The following are from one region of the Mesorhizobium sp. B2-8-5 genome:
- a CDS encoding DUF2065 domain-containing protein has translation MQDFLAAIGLVLVIEGLVYGGFPALARKLATEVLSVPENVLRIGGLAAIAIGVGIVWLVRG, from the coding sequence GTGCAGGATTTTCTAGCGGCAATCGGCCTGGTCCTCGTGATCGAAGGGCTGGTCTATGGAGGGTTTCCGGCTTTGGCCCGGAAACTCGCTACTGAAGTGCTGTCGGTGCCGGAAAATGTGCTGCGGATCGGCGGGCTGGCGGCGATCGCCATCGGCGTCGGCATCGTCTGGCTGGTCCGCGGTTGA
- the serB gene encoding phosphoserine phosphatase SerB produces MPLIATLVSRPEARAVPASLANMALRAAGASAVDWLAADIACDLVLPRTPDIGEMTANLRAALASEPVDVIVQPAEGRRKKILLADMDSTMIDQECIDELADEIGVKDHVAAITARSMNGEIAFEPALRERVALLRGLDTAVVDRIIANRLTLASGGRALVQTMRAHGAWTALVSGGFDVFTSRIAAMLGFQENRANRLIEKDGTFTGMVAEPILGRAAKAEALLDIAKRLGLTTEDAIAVGDGANDLDMIRLAGTGIALHAKPTVAEQARIRIDHGDLTALLYLQGYRRDEFVL; encoded by the coding sequence ATGCCGCTGATCGCCACTTTAGTATCCCGTCCAGAAGCCCGCGCCGTGCCGGCCTCGCTTGCGAATATGGCCTTGCGGGCCGCCGGCGCAAGCGCCGTTGATTGGCTGGCCGCGGACATTGCCTGCGATCTCGTTTTGCCGCGGACGCCCGATATCGGCGAAATGACCGCCAATCTGCGCGCCGCATTGGCTTCCGAGCCGGTCGACGTCATCGTCCAACCGGCCGAAGGCAGGCGCAAGAAGATACTGCTTGCCGATATGGACTCGACCATGATCGACCAGGAATGCATCGACGAGCTTGCCGACGAAATCGGCGTCAAGGATCATGTGGCGGCGATCACCGCGCGCTCGATGAATGGCGAGATCGCCTTCGAGCCCGCCTTGCGCGAGCGCGTCGCCCTGCTGAGGGGCCTCGATACCGCCGTGGTCGACCGCATCATCGCCAATCGGCTGACGCTCGCCTCCGGCGGCCGCGCGCTGGTGCAAACGATGCGTGCCCATGGCGCCTGGACGGCGCTGGTCTCCGGCGGCTTCGACGTCTTCACCAGCCGCATCGCCGCCATGCTGGGCTTCCAGGAAAACCGCGCCAACCGCCTGATCGAGAAAGACGGCACGTTCACCGGCATGGTGGCCGAGCCGATCCTCGGCCGCGCCGCCAAGGCCGAAGCGCTGCTCGACATCGCGAAGAGGCTCGGACTGACCACCGAGGACGCGATTGCGGTTGGGGACGGCGCCAACGACCTCGATATGATCCGTCTTGCCGGCACTGGCATCGCGCTTCACGCCAAGCCGACGGTGGCCGAGCAGGCCCGCATCCGCATCGATCACGGCGATCTGACCGCGCTGCTCTATCTCCAGGGCTATCGCCGGGATGAATTCGTCTTGTGA
- a CDS encoding GNAT family N-acetyltransferase: MNSLEIRVLMHDAATVAQLSALLIETVAAGGSVSFMHPLSLEAARDFWRKSLAGAERGERAVLGAWRGEALAGTVTLLLDFPPNQPHRAEIAKLMTGRDHRGKGVATGLMRAAEKLAVEKSRTLLVLDTASEEGAAGLYEKLGFTLTGEIPDFALKPHGGLTGTLIYWKRIGIAADALS; encoded by the coding sequence ATGAACTCCCTTGAAATCCGGGTGTTGATGCACGACGCGGCGACCGTAGCCCAACTGTCCGCTCTCTTGATCGAGACGGTCGCCGCCGGCGGATCGGTGAGCTTCATGCATCCGCTGTCGCTGGAAGCGGCGCGGGACTTCTGGCGCAAGTCGCTTGCCGGGGCCGAGCGCGGCGAAAGGGCGGTGCTCGGCGCATGGCGGGGCGAGGCGCTTGCCGGCACCGTCACGCTGCTGCTCGACTTTCCGCCCAATCAACCGCACCGCGCCGAGATCGCCAAGCTGATGACCGGCCGCGATCATCGCGGCAAAGGCGTCGCGACGGGGCTGATGCGGGCAGCGGAGAAATTGGCCGTCGAGAAAAGTCGTACGCTGCTGGTGCTGGACACGGCGAGCGAAGAGGGCGCGGCCGGGCTTTATGAGAAACTTGGTTTCACGCTGACCGGTGAGATCCCCGATTTCGCGCTCAAGCCACATGGCGGGCTGACCGGCACCCTTATATACTGGAAGCGGATAGGGATCGCGGCCGACGCGCTATCCTGA
- a CDS encoding helix-turn-helix domain-containing protein, with protein sequence MDDISNDISATIGRRIHSERTMRGWSLAELAERSDVSKAMLSAIERGTTSPTAALLVRIAAAFGMTLSTLIARAEMQGGGVSRKDEQPVWQDPATGYIRRHLSPASRMPLELIRVSLPAGAKVSLPAASYTFIKQQVWLIDGRLDFTEGDIVHRLEPGDCLALGAPSDCVFHAPGPDAAEYLVALVRD encoded by the coding sequence ATGGATGATATATCGAACGACATCAGTGCCACGATCGGCAGACGGATACACTCCGAAAGGACGATGAGGGGCTGGTCGCTGGCCGAATTGGCCGAGCGCTCGGACGTTTCGAAGGCGATGCTGAGCGCCATCGAACGCGGTACGACCAGTCCGACCGCGGCGCTCCTGGTGCGCATCGCGGCGGCCTTCGGCATGACGCTGTCGACGCTGATCGCACGAGCCGAGATGCAGGGCGGCGGCGTTTCGCGCAAGGACGAGCAGCCGGTCTGGCAGGATCCGGCAACCGGTTACATCAGACGTCACCTGTCGCCGGCATCGCGGATGCCGCTCGAACTGATCAGGGTCAGCCTGCCGGCGGGCGCCAAGGTCAGCCTTCCAGCCGCATCCTACACCTTCATCAAGCAGCAGGTATGGCTGATCGACGGAAGGCTGGACTTCACCGAGGGCGATATCGTGCATAGGCTCGAGCCCGGCGACTGCCTGGCGCTGGGGGCGCCCTCGGATTGTGTCTTTCATGCTCCCGGACCGGATGCGGCGGAGTATCTCGTGGCGCTGGTCAGGGACTGA
- the hflK gene encoding FtsH protease activity modulator HflK, which translates to MPWNDKSGGGGPWGGGGNQGPWGQGPKGPSGPQGSPPDLEDIIRRGQDRLRRALPGGGGASPAVLGLIALALIVLWAFKAIYTVQPDEVAVELRFGQPKTELSQPGLHFHWWPIETVETAKISEQLVSIGGGSSSGSGLMLSGDQNIVNVQFSVAYQVSDPKAYLFDVSDPDGMLTQVAESAMREVVGRRPAQDIFRDDRQGIATGVREIIQGTLDGYKTGLQVNAVSIEDAAPPREVADAFDEVQRAEQDEDKFVEQANQYSNQKLGQARGQAAQVREDAAAYKNRVVQEAEGEAQRFISVYNEYAKAPDVTRKRLYLETMEKILKDSNKVVVEQGNGQGVLPYLPLPALQPKAQPAPAPMGGVTTGGNQ; encoded by the coding sequence ATGCCCTGGAACGACAAGAGCGGTGGCGGCGGCCCATGGGGCGGCGGCGGCAATCAAGGGCCCTGGGGGCAGGGACCGAAAGGGCCAAGCGGCCCGCAGGGTTCGCCCCCCGATCTTGAGGATATCATCCGCCGCGGCCAGGACAGGCTGCGGCGCGCGCTTCCGGGAGGCGGCGGCGCCAGCCCGGCCGTGCTCGGGCTGATCGCGCTGGCCCTCATCGTGCTGTGGGCCTTCAAGGCGATCTACACCGTGCAGCCCGACGAAGTTGCGGTCGAACTGCGCTTCGGCCAGCCGAAGACCGAGCTTTCGCAGCCAGGCCTGCATTTCCACTGGTGGCCGATCGAAACGGTCGAGACCGCAAAGATCTCCGAGCAGCTCGTCAGCATCGGCGGCGGCTCGAGCAGCGGCTCCGGGCTGATGCTCTCGGGCGACCAGAACATCGTCAACGTGCAGTTCTCGGTGGCCTACCAGGTCTCCGATCCCAAAGCCTATCTGTTCGATGTCTCTGATCCCGACGGCATGCTGACCCAGGTCGCCGAGAGCGCCATGCGCGAAGTCGTCGGCCGGCGGCCGGCGCAGGACATCTTCCGCGACGACCGCCAGGGCATCGCAACCGGGGTGCGCGAGATCATCCAGGGCACGCTCGACGGCTACAAGACCGGTCTCCAGGTCAACGCAGTCTCGATCGAGGACGCGGCACCACCGCGTGAGGTGGCCGACGCGTTCGACGAGGTGCAGCGCGCCGAGCAGGACGAGGACAAGTTCGTCGAGCAGGCCAACCAGTATTCCAACCAGAAGCTCGGCCAGGCGCGCGGCCAGGCGGCGCAGGTCCGCGAGGACGCCGCCGCCTACAAGAACCGCGTCGTGCAGGAGGCGGAAGGCGAGGCGCAGCGCTTCATCTCCGTCTACAACGAGTACGCCAAGGCGCCCGACGTCACGCGCAAGCGCCTTTATCTCGAAACCATGGAGAAGATCCTGAAGGACTCGAACAAGGTCGTCGTCGAACAGGGCAACGGCCAGGGCGTGCTGCCTTACCTGCCGCTGCCGGCATTGCAGCCGAAAGCACAGCCGGCGCCGGCCCCTATGGGTGGTGTCACGACGGGAGGTAACCAGTGA
- a CDS encoding ATP-binding protein yields the protein MFVEREASVGEPTSQERRNIQQSDKRILGNVVQCDGARATISAHAEDTEGAVTGLWTVGKMISINLGSTRTVGLVYAIGKSDLAWNHEGQNPIEVSVELVGEVRDGAEPGAKPVFDRGITTYPHIGAIAHSIRSRDLQAVYDLAGRHSVTIGTLSQDESIDAHIAIDDTLARHFAIVGTTGVGKSTAVSLLLRKTIEARPDLRVLILDPHNEFAGSLPEYCVKVDSKTLDLPFWMFRLEEFAEVLFRGRETVPEEVDVLRDLIPAAKNLYRNPNSGTYVRRGSDALTADTPVPYRMADLIKQIDERMGLLESKNDRPILKSLKTRIESAAADPRYRFMFNSRLIEDTIHETIGNIFRVPSHGRPVTCFEMAGMPSEVVNSVCSVLARLAFDLALWSEGRLRLLLLCEEAHRYMPADPRLGFAPTRHALSRIAKEGRKYGCYLGVVTQRPGELDPTILSQCSTFFAMRLANEQDQAIIRSAIADSSASTLAFLSSMGQREAIAFGEGVATTMRLKFEKLPQQFIPGTAKGEQVEPSVDGSDVDLAMIVERLRNVPKPQQSMAFAETVDSTRQAGDPDYKKPANAPRVQPDDDFDTRYGLKPSTFGMRQLND from the coding sequence ATGTTTGTTGAACGCGAAGCCTCCGTTGGCGAACCGACTTCGCAGGAGCGCCGCAACATCCAGCAGAGCGATAAGCGCATTCTGGGCAATGTCGTGCAATGCGACGGCGCGCGCGCCACCATCAGTGCCCATGCGGAAGACACCGAAGGCGCAGTCACCGGCCTGTGGACCGTCGGCAAGATGATCTCCATCAATCTCGGTTCGACAAGAACGGTCGGTCTTGTCTATGCCATCGGCAAATCGGACCTTGCCTGGAACCACGAAGGGCAGAATCCGATCGAGGTCAGCGTCGAACTGGTCGGCGAGGTACGCGACGGCGCCGAGCCCGGCGCCAAGCCGGTGTTCGACCGCGGCATCACCACTTATCCGCATATCGGCGCCATTGCCCACAGCATCCGCAGCCGCGACCTGCAGGCGGTCTACGATCTGGCCGGGCGCCATTCGGTGACCATCGGCACGCTGTCGCAGGATGAGTCGATCGATGCCCACATCGCCATCGACGACACGCTGGCGCGTCATTTCGCCATCGTCGGCACCACCGGCGTCGGCAAATCGACGGCGGTGTCGCTGCTGTTGCGCAAAACGATCGAGGCGCGCCCCGACCTGCGCGTGCTCATCCTCGACCCGCACAACGAGTTCGCCGGCTCGCTGCCGGAATATTGCGTCAAGGTCGATTCCAAGACACTCGACCTGCCGTTCTGGATGTTCAGGCTGGAGGAATTCGCCGAAGTGCTGTTTCGCGGCCGCGAGACGGTGCCCGAGGAAGTGGATGTCCTGCGCGATCTGATCCCGGCCGCCAAGAACCTTTATCGCAACCCGAATTCCGGCACCTATGTCAGGCGCGGCAGCGACGCGCTGACGGCGGACACGCCGGTGCCCTACCGCATGGCCGATCTCATCAAGCAGATCGACGAGCGCATGGGCCTGCTCGAAAGCAAGAACGACCGCCCGATCCTGAAATCGCTGAAAACGCGCATCGAATCGGCGGCGGCCGACCCGCGCTACCGCTTCATGTTCAATTCGCGGCTGATCGAGGACACCATCCACGAAACGATCGGCAACATTTTCCGCGTCCCCAGCCATGGCCGCCCGGTCACCTGCTTCGAGATGGCGGGCATGCCTTCGGAAGTCGTCAATTCGGTCTGCTCGGTGCTGGCGCGCCTGGCCTTCGACCTGGCCTTGTGGAGCGAGGGCCGGCTGAGGCTGCTGCTGCTTTGCGAGGAAGCCCACCGCTATATGCCGGCCGATCCGCGTCTCGGCTTCGCGCCGACCCGCCACGCGCTGTCGCGTATCGCCAAGGAAGGCCGCAAATATGGCTGTTATCTCGGCGTCGTCACCCAGCGCCCGGGCGAGCTCGACCCGACCATCCTGTCGCAATGCTCTACCTTTTTCGCCATGCGCCTCGCGAATGAACAGGACCAGGCGATCATCCGCTCGGCGATCGCCGACTCCTCGGCCTCGACGCTGGCTTTCCTGTCCTCGATGGGGCAACGCGAAGCCATCGCTTTCGGCGAAGGCGTGGCGACGACCATGCGGCTGAAATTCGAGAAGCTGCCGCAACAATTCATCCCCGGCACCGCGAAAGGCGAGCAGGTCGAGCCCTCCGTGGATGGCAGCGACGTCGATCTGGCCATGATCGTCGAGCGGCTTCGCAACGTGCCGAAGCCGCAGCAGTCCATGGCTTTCGCCGAGACCGTGGACTCGACCCGCCAGGCCGGCGACCCGGACTACAAGAAGCCGGCCAACGCCCCGCGCGTGCAGCCGGACGACGACTTCGACACTCGCTACGGCCTGAAGCCCTCGACCTTCGGCATGCGCCAGCTCAACGACTGA
- a CDS encoding GNAT family N-acetyltransferase, whose product MTPIRTERLILRNWEERDRALFHRINSDERVMEFFPFRRDRAAADAKMDEVRAWIDEDGYGFAAAEIAATGECIGFVGLSGTEDIDVLAPGTIEIGWRLAPEFWGKGYVTEASEAWLAYGFGTLGVGEIVSFAVADNHRSIAVMKRLGMRVDPAADFDHPAVPDSHPHLKRHVMYRLSREDWQARRI is encoded by the coding sequence ATGACGCCGATACGCACCGAGCGTCTCATCCTGCGCAATTGGGAAGAGCGCGACCGCGCGCTTTTCCATCGCATCAACTCCGACGAGCGCGTGATGGAATTCTTCCCGTTCCGCCGCGACCGTGCCGCGGCGGATGCCAAGATGGACGAGGTCCGCGCCTGGATCGATGAGGATGGCTACGGCTTCGCCGCGGCCGAGATTGCCGCGACCGGCGAATGCATCGGCTTTGTCGGTTTGTCCGGAACGGAAGACATCGACGTGCTGGCGCCCGGCACCATCGAGATCGGCTGGCGGCTGGCACCCGAATTCTGGGGCAAGGGCTACGTCACCGAGGCGTCGGAAGCTTGGCTCGCCTATGGCTTCGGAACGCTTGGCGTCGGCGAAATCGTGTCGTTCGCGGTTGCTGACAATCATCGCTCCATCGCTGTCATGAAGCGGCTCGGCATGCGAGTCGATCCCGCCGCCGATTTCGACCATCCCGCCGTCCCCGATAGCCATCCGCATCTCAAGCGGCATGTCATGTACAGGCTGTCGCGCGAGGATTGGCAGGCACGGCGTATCTGA
- a CDS encoding GGDEF domain-containing protein, translating into MRFHKAESAFFVFIFVILAAGLVTFHAYGQLQDIAADLDTASRVDKIVYLNKLLFVTGALLATALFFGTFFIYPLIRGQVREEGKLRAMTVSLSARSQTLEQAALTDGLTGMQNRRYFDDALREYLHEFRRIDRPVGLMILDLDHFKQVNDTHGHDVGDEVLRAVAACLRGMTRYHDVVARLGGEEFAVVTPNMDVELLARFAERIRKAIANMSIMSGNVRLKVTTSVGLAVWDHKESAEDFYRRADRQLYEAKKQGRNRVCA; encoded by the coding sequence ATGCGTTTCCATAAGGCGGAATCCGCATTTTTTGTCTTTATTTTCGTGATCCTGGCCGCAGGCCTGGTGACCTTCCACGCCTATGGCCAATTGCAGGACATCGCCGCCGACCTCGATACCGCATCGCGCGTCGACAAAATCGTCTATCTCAACAAACTGCTGTTCGTCACCGGGGCGCTGCTGGCGACCGCGCTGTTCTTCGGCACCTTCTTCATCTACCCGCTGATCCGCGGCCAGGTGCGGGAAGAGGGCAAGCTCAGGGCCATGACGGTTTCGCTCAGCGCCCGTTCGCAGACGCTCGAGCAGGCGGCGCTCACCGACGGTCTTACCGGAATGCAGAACCGCCGCTATTTCGACGATGCGCTGCGCGAATATCTCCACGAATTTCGCCGGATCGACAGGCCGGTCGGACTGATGATCCTCGATCTCGATCATTTCAAACAGGTCAACGACACGCATGGCCATGACGTCGGCGACGAGGTGTTGAGGGCCGTCGCCGCGTGTCTGAGGGGCATGACGCGTTATCACGATGTGGTGGCGCGGCTGGGCGGCGAGGAATTTGCCGTCGTCACCCCCAATATGGATGTCGAATTGCTCGCCAGGTTCGCCGAACGCATCCGCAAGGCGATCGCCAACATGTCGATCATGTCGGGCAATGTGCGGCTGAAGGTCACCACCAGCGTCGGCCTTGCCGTCTGGGACCACAAGGAGAGCGCGGAGGATTTCTACCGCCGCGCCGACCGCCAGCTCTATGAGGCGAAGAAGCAGGGCCGCAACCGCGTCTGCGCCTAA
- the hflC gene encoding protease modulator HflC — translation MANRLPIIAVIAAVLLFLLYSSVFVVNAGQQAIVLRFGEIIDVKSEPGIYFKAPFAFFDADSVQMVEKRVMRFDLDNIRVQVSGGKFYEVDAFIAYRISDPRTFRAAVSGQVELAEARLRTRLDAALRRVYGLRDFEAALSEERGNMMREVRDQLRPDATSLGLDIEDVRIRRTDLTAEVSQQTYDRMKAERLAEAERLRARGNEAAQRIRARADREVVEIVAEAQKESEILRGEGEAQRSATFADAYKRDPAFFDFYRSMNAYGTALDNTGTTMVLSPESEFFRYFRDPDSKPGPGPAAPATPPATQPGTAQ, via the coding sequence ATGGCCAATCGTCTTCCCATCATCGCCGTGATCGCGGCCGTCCTTCTGTTCCTGCTCTATTCGTCGGTGTTCGTGGTCAATGCCGGCCAGCAAGCCATCGTGCTCAGGTTCGGCGAGATCATCGACGTCAAGAGCGAGCCCGGCATCTACTTCAAGGCGCCGTTCGCCTTCTTCGATGCCGACAGCGTGCAAATGGTCGAGAAGCGGGTGATGCGCTTCGACCTCGACAACATCCGCGTCCAGGTCTCGGGCGGCAAGTTCTACGAGGTCGATGCCTTCATCGCCTACCGCATCTCGGATCCGCGCACCTTCCGCGCAGCGGTGTCCGGTCAGGTCGAACTGGCCGAAGCCCGCCTGAGGACGCGTCTCGACGCGGCGCTGCGCCGTGTCTACGGCCTGCGCGACTTCGAAGCCGCTCTTTCGGAAGAGCGCGGCAATATGATGCGCGAGGTGCGCGATCAGCTTCGTCCCGACGCGACCTCGCTCGGCCTCGACATCGAGGACGTGCGCATCCGCCGGACCGATCTGACGGCGGAGGTCTCGCAGCAGACCTATGACCGCATGAAGGCCGAGCGCCTGGCGGAAGCCGAGCGTCTGAGAGCGCGCGGCAACGAGGCGGCGCAGCGCATCAGGGCGCGAGCCGACCGCGAGGTCGTCGAGATCGTCGCCGAGGCGCAGAAGGAATCGGAAATCCTGCGCGGCGAGGGCGAGGCGCAGCGCAGCGCGACCTTCGCCGACGCCTATAAGCGCGATCCGGCCTTCTTCGACTTCTATCGCTCGATGAACGCCTACGGCACGGCGTTGGACAACACCGGAACGACGATGGTGCTCTCGCCCGAATCCGAGTTCTTCCGCTACTTCCGCGATCCGGACAGCAAGCCCGGGCCGGGACCTGCCGCGCCTGCGACGCCACCTGCAACGCAACCCGGCACCGCCCAGTAG
- the miaA gene encoding tRNA (adenosine(37)-N6)-dimethylallyltransferase MiaA translates to MSGIEHSGRQAGEGRVKNAILIAGPTASGKSALALDLAERDGGVIVNTDSMQGYSVLDVLTARPSAAEMARAPHFLYGHVHPSTAYSTGAWLRDVTKLIEDGVLSGRPVVFVGGTGLYFRALAEGISDMPDIPASVRERWRYELKEQGAERLHRLLMREDSTVAMQLRPTDGQRIVRALEVLDASGRSILEWQAARGRPLIDRDSARFLVIEPDRQQLVRRIEARFDQMLDKGALDEVRRLIALGLDADLPAMKAIGVRELQAAMAGQSGFPEAIERAKIATRQYAKRQSTWFRHQLGAEWRRLRPGDEPTLPD, encoded by the coding sequence ATCAGCGGCATCGAACATTCCGGCAGGCAGGCGGGCGAAGGCCGCGTCAAGAACGCGATCCTGATAGCCGGGCCGACAGCCAGCGGCAAGTCGGCGCTGGCGCTCGATCTCGCCGAACGCGACGGCGGCGTCATCGTCAACACCGATTCCATGCAGGGCTATTCGGTGCTCGATGTCCTGACGGCGCGGCCAAGCGCCGCTGAAATGGCACGCGCGCCGCATTTCCTTTACGGCCATGTCCATCCCTCCACGGCCTATTCCACCGGCGCCTGGCTGCGCGACGTCACGAAGCTGATAGAAGACGGCGTGCTGTCGGGCCGACCGGTCGTTTTCGTCGGCGGCACCGGGCTCTATTTCCGCGCGCTGGCCGAAGGCATCTCGGACATGCCGGACATTCCGGCCTCCGTCCGCGAGCGCTGGCGCTACGAGCTCAAGGAACAAGGGGCCGAAAGGCTGCATCGCCTGTTGATGCGTGAGGATTCGACCGTCGCCATGCAGCTCAGGCCGACCGATGGCCAGCGTATCGTGCGGGCACTCGAGGTGCTCGACGCTTCGGGGCGCTCGATCCTGGAATGGCAGGCGGCGCGCGGCCGGCCGCTGATCGATCGCGACAGCGCGCGTTTCCTGGTCATCGAGCCGGACCGGCAGCAACTGGTGCGGCGCATCGAGGCGCGTTTCGACCAGATGCTCGACAAAGGCGCGCTCGACGAAGTGCGCCGGCTCATCGCGCTCGGCCTCGACGCGGATCTGCCGGCGATGAAAGCGATTGGCGTGCGCGAGCTGCAAGCGGCAATGGCCGGACAGTCGGGTTTTCCCGAAGCCATCGAACGCGCAAAGATCGCGACCCGGCAGTATGCCAAGCGCCAGTCGACCTGGTTCAGGCACCAACTGGGCGCGGAGTGGCGCAGGCTGCGGCCGGGCGACGAACCGACGCTCCCGGACTGA
- a CDS encoding DegQ family serine endoprotease, whose product MISDTLLRAARRTFFAGATAFAVGIVAVPSFVTPTIASDGPPSVADLAERLLGAVVNISTSQTVKGTEGPGAVPMPQLPEGSPFQDFFDDFFKNRGGDKGGAAQKVQSLGSGFVIDAEQGIVVTNNHVIADADDIEVNFSDGITLKATLVGTDTKTDVAVLKVDPKGHKLTAVKFGDSTKMRVGDWVMAIGNPFGLGGTVTVGIVSARNRDINSGPYDDFIQTDAAINRGNSGGPLFDAEGEVIGINTAIISPSGGSIGIGFSIPSQLAAGVVDQLRQYGETRRGWLGVRIQPVTDDIAESLGMATAKGALVAGVIKGGPVDNGSVQAGDVIIKFDGKDIHEMRDLPRVVAESPVGKAVDVVIVRKGVEQTVKVTLGRLEDSEKLASGENGNTDQDKGDKATPPVSTASVLGMTVGELNDQTRQKFGIAADVSGVVITDVAKNSAAAERGIQPGEVITEIAQESVGTPKDVMDRIGALKEQGRKNALLMLASKTGELRFVTIRMD is encoded by the coding sequence ATGATATCCGACACCCTGTTGCGCGCGGCGCGGCGCACCTTCTTCGCCGGCGCCACGGCATTCGCAGTCGGCATTGTTGCCGTTCCGTCCTTCGTCACGCCGACGATCGCCTCCGACGGACCGCCTTCGGTCGCCGATCTGGCCGAGCGCCTGCTTGGCGCGGTGGTCAACATCTCGACCTCGCAGACGGTGAAAGGCACGGAAGGGCCGGGCGCGGTGCCGATGCCGCAGCTGCCAGAGGGCTCGCCGTTCCAGGACTTCTTCGACGATTTCTTCAAGAACCGTGGCGGCGACAAGGGTGGTGCCGCGCAGAAAGTGCAGTCGCTCGGCTCCGGCTTCGTCATCGACGCCGAACAGGGCATCGTCGTGACCAACAACCATGTCATCGCCGATGCCGACGATATCGAAGTCAATTTCTCCGACGGCATCACGCTGAAGGCGACGCTGGTCGGCACCGACACCAAGACCGATGTCGCGGTGCTGAAGGTCGACCCCAAGGGACACAAGCTGACGGCGGTGAAATTCGGCGATTCCACCAAGATGCGCGTGGGCGACTGGGTGATGGCGATCGGCAATCCGTTCGGCCTGGGCGGCACGGTCACGGTCGGCATCGTCTCGGCGCGCAACCGCGACATCAATTCCGGCCCCTATGACGATTTCATCCAGACCGACGCCGCCATCAACCGCGGCAATTCCGGCGGCCCGCTGTTCGACGCCGAGGGCGAAGTCATCGGCATCAACACGGCGATCATCTCGCCGTCGGGCGGGTCGATCGGCATCGGTTTCTCCATCCCCTCGCAGCTTGCCGCCGGCGTCGTCGACCAGCTTCGCCAGTATGGCGAGACGCGGCGCGGCTGGCTCGGCGTGCGCATCCAGCCGGTGACGGACGACATCGCCGAAAGCCTCGGCATGGCAACCGCCAAGGGTGCGCTGGTGGCCGGCGTCATCAAGGGCGGGCCGGTCGACAACGGTTCGGTGCAGGCCGGCGACGTCATCATCAAGTTCGACGGCAAGGACATCCACGAAATGCGCGACCTGCCGCGTGTCGTGGCCGAAAGCCCGGTCGGCAAGGCGGTCGACGTCGTCATCGTGCGCAAGGGCGTCGAGCAGACCGTCAAGGTGACGCTCGGACGGCTCGAGGACAGTGAGAAGCTGGCCAGCGGCGAGAACGGCAACACCGACCAGGACAAGGGCGACAAGGCGACGCCTCCGGTATCGACGGCTTCGGTGCTCGGCATGACGGTCGGCGAGCTCAACGACCAGACGCGGCAGAAGTTCGGCATCGCGGCGGACGTGTCCGGCGTGGTCATCACCGATGTCGCCAAGAATTCGGCGGCGGCCGAGCGCGGCATCCAGCCTGGCGAGGTGATCACCGAGATCGCGCAGGAATCGGTCGGCACGCCGAAGGATGTGATGGACCGGATCGGCGCGCTGAAGGAGCAGGGCCGCAAGAACGCGCTCTTGATGCTGGCTTCGAAGACCGGCGAACTGCGCTTCGTGACGATCCGGATGGATTGA
- a CDS encoding putative toxin-antitoxin system toxin component, PIN family, with protein MTTALFLEYEAVLSRPEQAAIHRLSAVELDRLLAGFAALAEPVELHFLWRPQLADPKDEMVLGAAVNGRADALVTYNRRDFSTAEARFGVPVIGPAELLEGTRT; from the coding sequence GTGACGACAGCACTGTTTCTTGAGTATGAAGCAGTACTGTCACGACCGGAGCAAGCGGCCATCCATCGCCTGTCAGCTGTTGAGCTAGATCGCTTGCTGGCCGGCTTTGCTGCCTTGGCGGAGCCTGTCGAGCTGCACTTTCTCTGGCGTCCGCAGTTGGCCGATCCGAAGGATGAAATGGTGCTGGGGGCGGCCGTCAATGGCAGGGCAGATGCGCTGGTCACGTACAACCGCCGAGACTTCTCGACCGCCGAAGCTCGCTTCGGCGTTCCGGTCATCGGCCCGGCCGAGTTGCTGGAAGGAACACGAACATGA
- a CDS encoding pilus assembly protein HicB, translating to MSKATYPLKLPLSVKEAAARLAKADGVSLNQWIASAVAQKIGAMETAADFLRRRAGNASGADFARILDRVPDGPPQSGDERPSERH from the coding sequence ATGAGCAAGGCAACATATCCTTTGAAGCTGCCCCTCTCGGTCAAGGAAGCGGCGGCGCGCCTGGCAAAAGCGGACGGTGTCTCGCTCAATCAGTGGATCGCCTCGGCCGTGGCACAAAAGATCGGTGCCATGGAGACTGCGGCCGATTTCCTACGCCGACGGGCGGGCAATGCATCCGGCGCGGATTTTGCCAGGATTCTCGATCGGGTCCCGGATGGTCCGCCACAGTCCGGAGACGAACGTCCTTCTGAGAGGCATTGA